A part of Haloarchaeobius sp. HME9146 genomic DNA contains:
- a CDS encoding peptidylprolyl isomerase — protein MSDLTATIHTNRGDIEVELYDERVPNTVDNFVGLATGEKAWSDPETGETIEGEPLYEDVIFHRVIEGFMIQGGDPTGTGRGGPGYQFDDEFHEDLGHDGPGVLSMANAGPNTNGSQFFITLDATPHLDGKHSVFGKVIDGMDVVEEIGSLPTDAQDKPTQDVVIESIDVHDE, from the coding sequence ATGAGTGACCTGACTGCCACCATCCACACGAACCGCGGCGACATCGAGGTAGAGCTGTACGACGAGCGCGTCCCCAACACGGTCGACAACTTCGTCGGCCTCGCCACAGGCGAGAAGGCATGGTCCGACCCCGAGACGGGCGAGACCATCGAGGGCGAGCCGCTGTACGAGGACGTCATCTTCCACCGCGTCATCGAGGGCTTCATGATCCAGGGCGGTGACCCGACCGGGACCGGCCGCGGCGGCCCCGGCTACCAGTTCGACGACGAGTTCCACGAGGACCTCGGCCACGACGGCCCCGGCGTCCTCTCGATGGCGAACGCCGGCCCGAACACGAACGGCTCGCAGTTCTTCATCACGCTCGACGCCACGCCGCACCTCGACGGCAAGCACTCCGTCTTCGGCAAGGTCATCGACGGCATGGACGTCGTCGAGGAGATCGGCTCGCTGCCGACCGACGCCCAGGACAAGCCGACGCAGGACGTCGTCATCGAGTCCATCGACGTTCACGACGAGTAA
- a CDS encoding tubulin/FtsZ family protein gives MKLAMIGFGQAGGKIVDRFVEYDERTQSGIIRAAIAVNTARADLMGLDNIPDENRVLIGQSRVKGHGVGADNELGAEVAEEDIDEVQGAIDSIPTHEVDAFLVVSGMGGGTGSGGAPVLAKHLKRIYTIPVYGLGVLPGSDEGGIYTLNAARSFQTFVREVDNLLVFDNDAWRKAGESVEGGYDEINEEIVRRFGVLFGAGEIGAGDEVGESVVDSSEIINTLAGGGVSTVGYATEEVEMEDDGGLLSRFTGGDDDQVDTAHTTNRITSLVRKAALGRLTLPCEIEGAERALLVMAGPTKHLNRKGIERGRKWLEEQTGSMEVRGGDYPLNEPQVAACILLSGVNNVPRIKELQQVAIEAQDNIDSIREESEENLQNLVEDDEDELEPLF, from the coding sequence ATGAAACTGGCGATGATAGGATTCGGTCAGGCCGGTGGGAAAATAGTCGACAGGTTCGTCGAGTACGACGAACGGACCCAGAGTGGCATCATCCGTGCTGCTATCGCTGTCAACACAGCGAGAGCCGACCTGATGGGCCTTGACAACATCCCGGACGAGAATCGTGTGCTCATCGGTCAGTCCCGCGTCAAAGGGCACGGCGTGGGCGCTGACAACGAACTCGGCGCGGAAGTCGCCGAGGAGGACATCGACGAGGTACAGGGAGCGATAGACTCCATCCCGACCCACGAGGTCGACGCGTTCCTCGTCGTCTCAGGTATGGGTGGTGGCACCGGCAGTGGTGGCGCACCCGTCCTCGCAAAGCATCTCAAACGCATCTACACCATCCCCGTCTACGGGCTGGGCGTCCTGCCCGGCTCCGACGAGGGTGGGATCTACACCCTCAACGCGGCACGGTCCTTCCAGACCTTCGTCCGCGAGGTAGACAACCTGCTCGTCTTCGACAACGACGCCTGGCGCAAGGCCGGGGAGTCGGTCGAGGGCGGCTACGACGAGATCAACGAGGAGATCGTCCGCCGCTTCGGCGTCCTCTTCGGTGCCGGTGAGATCGGCGCTGGCGACGAGGTCGGTGAGAGCGTCGTCGACTCCTCCGAGATCATCAACACCCTCGCGGGTGGTGGCGTCTCGACCGTCGGCTACGCGACCGAGGAGGTCGAGATGGAGGACGACGGCGGCCTCCTCTCGCGCTTCACCGGTGGTGACGACGACCAGGTCGACACCGCACACACCACCAACCGCATCACGTCGCTCGTGCGCAAGGCTGCGCTCGGCCGACTCACGCTCCCCTGCGAGATCGAGGGCGCGGAACGCGCACTTCTCGTGATGGCAGGCCCGACGAAGCACCTCAACCGCAAAGGCATAGAGCGCGGGCGGAAGTGGCTCGAGGAGCAGACCGGCTCGATGGAGGTTCGCGGTGGGGACTACCCGCTCAACGAACCCCAGGTCGCGGCCTGCATACTCCTGTCAGGCGTGAACAACGTCCCGCGTATCAAGGAGCTGCAGCAGGTCGCAATCGAGGCACAGGACAACATCGACTCCATCCGTGAGGAAAGCGAAGAGAACTTACAGAACCTAGTCGAAGATGACGAGGATGAACTCGAGCCACTCTTCTAA
- a CDS encoding TrkA family potassium uptake protein, which produces MRFVIIGAGRVGLRTARVLRDEGHEVTLIETDERKVKRARDQDFTVVEGDGSREDILNEAGVADADAVGALTGDLNTNFAACMIADHHGARTVMRIDEDYREDIYRKYADAVDEVVYPERLGAIGAKNALLGGDIRAIADIAQHLQLVELSVTEESPMKGYSIAEVELPKTATMIAFGKQGHSMSIPDPDESLELGDRVVVLADFDVLGDVRQLIVGDTSRAAPAGGV; this is translated from the coding sequence ATGCGGTTCGTTATCATTGGCGCAGGTCGAGTCGGACTCCGCACGGCTCGTGTTCTTCGGGACGAGGGACACGAGGTGACGCTCATCGAGACCGACGAGCGGAAGGTCAAGCGTGCTCGCGACCAGGACTTCACAGTCGTCGAAGGCGACGGGTCACGTGAGGACATCCTCAACGAGGCAGGGGTCGCAGACGCCGACGCGGTCGGCGCACTCACGGGGGACCTCAACACGAACTTCGCGGCGTGCATGATCGCCGACCACCACGGGGCTCGGACGGTCATGCGCATCGACGAGGACTACCGCGAGGACATCTACCGGAAGTACGCAGACGCGGTGGACGAGGTCGTCTACCCCGAGCGGCTGGGGGCGATCGGGGCGAAGAACGCCCTGCTGGGCGGTGACATCCGTGCCATCGCGGACATCGCCCAGCACCTCCAGCTGGTCGAACTCAGCGTCACGGAGGAATCCCCGATGAAGGGGTACTCCATCGCCGAGGTGGAACTCCCGAAGACGGCGACCATGATCGCCTTCGGCAAGCAGGGTCACTCGATGAGCATCCCCGACCCGGACGAGTCGCTCGAACTCGGGGACCGCGTCGTCGTCCTCGCGGATTTCGACGTGCTCGGCGACGTCCGGCAGCTCATCGTGGGTGACACGAGTCGTGCGGCACCCGCAGGAGGAGTCTAA
- a CDS encoding complex I NDUFA9 subunit family protein gives MKVIVAGGTGFIGQRLCEELLDRGHEVTALARHPDSADLPNTVNTVMGDVSAYESIVDAFEGQDVAVNLVALSPLFKPKGNASHDSVHRQGTENVVRACEEHDVGKLVQMSALGADPNGTTAYIRAKGQAEEIVTASELDYVIFRPSVVFGEGGEFVSFTKKLSTPVVTGLPGGGKTRFQPIWVGDLVPMLADAVEDEKHVGQTYEIGGPEVVTLAEVTEFAYEAAGKSITILPIPMAMAKLGLTVAGPIPFIPFGPDQARSLKMDNTVTDNDVTAFGVDPAELTTLQSYLGLTQTADAPASHA, from the coding sequence ATGAAAGTAATCGTCGCTGGTGGGACCGGCTTCATCGGGCAACGCCTCTGCGAAGAACTCCTCGACCGCGGCCACGAGGTGACAGCACTGGCCCGGCACCCGGACAGCGCCGACCTGCCGAACACGGTGAACACGGTCATGGGGGACGTGAGCGCGTACGAGTCCATCGTCGACGCCTTCGAGGGCCAGGACGTCGCGGTGAACCTCGTCGCGCTGTCGCCGCTGTTCAAGCCGAAGGGGAACGCGAGTCACGACTCGGTTCACCGCCAGGGAACCGAGAACGTCGTGCGTGCCTGCGAGGAGCACGACGTCGGGAAGCTCGTCCAGATGTCGGCCCTCGGCGCGGACCCGAACGGGACGACCGCGTACATCCGCGCGAAGGGACAGGCCGAGGAGATCGTCACCGCCTCGGAGCTCGACTACGTCATCTTCCGGCCGTCGGTCGTCTTCGGCGAGGGTGGCGAGTTCGTCTCGTTCACGAAGAAGCTCTCGACGCCGGTCGTCACGGGGCTCCCGGGCGGTGGGAAGACGCGCTTCCAGCCCATCTGGGTTGGCGACCTCGTCCCGATGCTGGCCGACGCCGTCGAGGACGAGAAACACGTCGGGCAGACCTACGAAATCGGTGGGCCCGAGGTGGTGACGCTGGCCGAGGTGACCGAGTTCGCCTACGAGGCCGCGGGGAAGTCCATCACCATCCTCCCCATCCCGATGGCGATGGCGAAGCTCGGCCTGACCGTCGCGGGGCCGATCCCGTTCATCCCCTTCGGTCCCGACCAGGCTCGTTCTCTGAAGATGGACAACACTGTGACGGACAACGATGTGACCGCGTTCGGTGTCGACCCAGCCGAGTTGACAACCCTGCAGTCGTACCTCGGACTGACACAGACCGCCGACGCACCGGCCTCACACGCTTAA
- a CDS encoding aminopeptidase, whose protein sequence is MDPRIRQHAEIIAEHSTDIAAGDHVIIRSQQAGRDLVVALHEAIGERGARPATTWLDGRAHRAYLRAVDPDALDTPEHVLAFVETADVIIDIKATHNAYRTSDVPPETGTAFGKAHQPVQEAQSETRWVFTQFPTPANAQQAEMSTAAYEDFVWNAINRDWAAQREHQQQLVDILDAGEEVHIQTGDTDIRMRMDDNPVKNDAGEVNLPGGEVYTAPVPDSVAGTVAFDKPVLVRGQAVDGVRLTFENGEVVDFTAERNEDSLDALLDTDEGARRVGELGIGMNRGIDRFTANMLFDEKMGDTIHLALGNAYKDTVSEDGERNESAIHQDMLVDVSEDATIEVDGEVVQRDGTFVFEE, encoded by the coding sequence ATGGACCCCCGCATCCGGCAACACGCCGAGATAATCGCCGAGCACTCGACCGACATCGCGGCCGGCGACCACGTCATCATCCGGAGCCAGCAGGCCGGCCGTGACCTCGTCGTCGCGCTCCACGAGGCAATCGGCGAGCGCGGAGCGCGTCCGGCGACGACCTGGCTCGACGGGCGAGCACACCGGGCGTACCTGCGGGCGGTTGACCCCGACGCCCTCGATACCCCGGAGCACGTCCTCGCCTTCGTCGAGACCGCCGATGTCATCATCGACATCAAGGCGACCCACAACGCCTACCGGACCAGTGATGTCCCACCTGAGACGGGCACTGCCTTCGGCAAGGCACACCAGCCCGTTCAGGAGGCACAGTCTGAGACGCGCTGGGTCTTCACGCAGTTCCCTACGCCGGCCAACGCCCAGCAGGCCGAGATGAGCACGGCCGCCTACGAGGACTTCGTCTGGAACGCTATCAACCGTGACTGGGCCGCCCAGCGCGAGCACCAGCAGCAACTGGTCGACATCCTGGACGCAGGCGAGGAGGTCCACATCCAGACCGGTGACACAGATATCCGCATGCGCATGGACGACAACCCCGTCAAGAACGATGCGGGCGAGGTCAACCTTCCCGGAGGCGAGGTGTACACCGCCCCCGTCCCGGACTCGGTGGCGGGAACGGTGGCCTTCGACAAACCGGTCCTCGTCCGTGGCCAGGCAGTCGATGGCGTTCGACTCACCTTCGAGAACGGCGAGGTCGTCGATTTCACGGCCGAGAGGAACGAGGACAGCCTCGACGCCCTGCTCGACACCGACGAGGGTGCCCGCCGGGTCGGCGAACTCGGCATCGGCATGAACCGCGGTATCGACCGCTTCACGGCCAACATGCTGTTCGACGAGAAGATGGGCGACACCATCCACCTCGCGCTCGGGAACGCCTACAAGGATACGGTGAGTGAGGACGGCGAACGCAACGAATCTGCCATCCACCAGGACATGCTCGTCGACGTGAGCGAGGACGCCACCATCGAGGTGGATGGTGAGGTGGTGCAGCGGGACGGGACGTTCGTGTTCGAGGAGTAG
- a CDS encoding class I SAM-dependent methyltransferase, producing MQDADPRIAHHYDELAALWDDIVADPSRERLLWETLDGMLPDLDGKHVLDAGCGSGFYAERYVDRGADVTGVDLSEDMLDRARQQVPDAEFVQADLGESLDFLDDDSVDVVVCQHVFSHLPDLSGPLSEFARVLVDGGVLVVSTHNPVHDYVVVREGEYPTETMPGDMEATVETESATPVYDETERYDIIWNSGPDSNRATYYRRSIEGLFSPVLDAGFEIRDVVEPTPDEAFTRENPEIAAGFKQDAAKSVCLKAVR from the coding sequence ATGCAGGACGCCGACCCCCGGATTGCGCACCACTACGACGAACTCGCCGCGCTCTGGGACGACATCGTCGCTGACCCGTCCAGAGAGCGACTGCTATGGGAGACGCTCGACGGGATGCTCCCGGACCTCGACGGCAAGCACGTGCTCGATGCGGGCTGTGGCTCCGGGTTCTACGCCGAACGGTACGTCGACCGCGGTGCCGACGTGACCGGCGTCGACCTCAGCGAAGACATGCTCGACCGGGCGCGGCAGCAGGTCCCCGACGCCGAGTTCGTGCAGGCGGACCTGGGCGAATCCCTCGACTTCCTCGACGACGACAGCGTCGACGTGGTCGTCTGCCAGCACGTGTTCTCGCACCTGCCGGACCTCTCGGGTCCACTTTCGGAGTTCGCTCGGGTGCTCGTCGACGGTGGCGTGCTCGTCGTCTCGACGCACAACCCGGTCCACGACTACGTTGTCGTCCGCGAGGGCGAGTACCCGACCGAGACGATGCCCGGCGACATGGAGGCGACCGTGGAGACCGAATCGGCGACACCCGTCTACGACGAGACCGAGCGCTACGACATCATATGGAATTCAGGGCCGGATAGCAACCGCGCCACGTACTACCGGCGGTCCATCGAAGGGTTGTTCTCGCCAGTTCTCGACGCTGGCTTCGAGATTCGAGACGTGGTCGAACCGACGCCGGACGAGGCGTTCACTCGTGAAAATCCCGAGATAGCGGCCGGATTCAAGCAGGACGCGGCGAAGTCGGTCTGTCTGAAGGCGGTTCGGTAG
- a CDS encoding DUF5813 family protein, giving the protein MSEIPEPVDQALARHDAFTATESGYTLDTTVFEAVVTASSAEGKRDGEFAVTVRLPTLDAAVTGETVHEVVEDGWFETLELRLEDTFDVATTSTHDPPQVTRTDDEVVVELSYIAWNASEGVEDAKTLVEFVEGTYAQGIVPGYEYRGAAAELMQSAVQNSENAVDGGGSSGGPPL; this is encoded by the coding sequence ATGAGCGAGATACCCGAGCCCGTCGACCAGGCGTTAGCGCGTCACGACGCGTTCACCGCCACGGAGTCGGGCTACACCCTCGACACGACCGTGTTCGAGGCCGTCGTAACGGCCAGTAGCGCCGAGGGAAAGCGCGACGGCGAGTTCGCCGTCACCGTCCGCCTCCCCACACTCGACGCCGCGGTCACTGGCGAGACAGTCCACGAGGTCGTCGAAGACGGCTGGTTCGAGACGCTCGAACTGCGCCTCGAAGACACGTTCGACGTCGCCACCACGTCCACCCACGACCCCCCGCAGGTCACCCGGACCGACGACGAGGTCGTGGTCGAACTCTCCTATATCGCCTGGAACGCCAGCGAGGGCGTCGAGGATGCAAAGACCCTCGTCGAGTTCGTCGAAGGGACCTACGCCCAGGGCATCGTCCCGGGGTACGAGTACCGGGGCGCTGCGGCTGAACTGATGCAGTCGGCGGTGCAGAACAGTGAAAACGCGGTCGACGGCGGTGGGTCGAGCGGCGGACCACCGCTGTAG
- a CDS encoding PQQ-binding-like beta-propeller repeat protein, producing MSPRSSRRALLGSLGASLTMLAGCTSSPDDPPPAGVDSIPDPDDHIYGADGEWGSFGSDRSHTRQVSDGKAPVDGVTEKWRVEVPQLTRRLEPLVANDVVYHVHDRSLHALDASDGSVRWRLPDVDKLPLVTDDTAYVPVENRLLAVDPQTGDQFWERELTEHGHVGTPVADPDDRLFVPDGETLFALDLETGETAWSRRLFGSIVGPPVLVDGWYVGVVTGARKLFLLEPEGVGAGEWTFPAWPQSPPTADTDGIYCNFVDGMTRGIRTEHSPRGDVDWQAETGWNNGGLAVKRNLYAAGTRGLTAIDPETGGQRWTYDTGNWRHTAPVLARDTLFVGGDKLYALDPTPSGGVLGDGPATRWTKSFHGEVGPGPVIDDGVIYVVAQTGEETYHLLALS from the coding sequence ATGTCCCCCCGCTCCTCCCGCCGAGCCCTCCTGGGCAGCCTCGGTGCCTCACTCACGATGCTCGCCGGGTGTACGTCGTCCCCCGACGACCCACCACCGGCAGGTGTCGACTCGATACCCGACCCCGACGACCACATCTACGGTGCTGATGGCGAATGGGGAAGCTTCGGCAGCGACCGGAGCCACACCCGACAGGTCAGCGACGGAAAGGCACCTGTCGACGGGGTCACCGAGAAGTGGCGCGTCGAGGTGCCACAGCTGACCCGTCGCCTGGAACCGCTCGTCGCGAACGACGTCGTCTACCACGTCCACGACCGGTCGTTGCACGCCCTCGACGCGAGCGACGGGAGCGTCCGCTGGCGACTCCCCGACGTGGACAAGCTCCCGCTCGTCACCGACGACACCGCGTACGTTCCGGTGGAGAACCGGCTCCTGGCGGTCGACCCGCAGACGGGAGACCAGTTCTGGGAGCGCGAACTCACCGAACACGGCCACGTCGGCACTCCCGTGGCGGACCCTGACGACCGCCTGTTCGTCCCCGATGGCGAGACGCTGTTCGCGCTGGACCTTGAGACCGGCGAGACGGCGTGGTCACGCCGGCTGTTCGGGTCGATAGTCGGGCCGCCCGTCCTGGTCGATGGCTGGTACGTCGGTGTCGTCACCGGGGCGCGGAAGCTGTTCCTGCTCGAGCCCGAGGGGGTCGGTGCAGGTGAGTGGACGTTTCCGGCCTGGCCGCAGAGTCCCCCGACTGCCGACACCGACGGTATCTACTGCAACTTCGTCGACGGGATGACCCGGGGAATCAGGACCGAGCACTCGCCCCGTGGCGACGTCGACTGGCAGGCCGAGACCGGCTGGAACAACGGCGGGCTCGCGGTGAAGAGAAACCTCTACGCGGCCGGAACCAGGGGGCTGACCGCCATCGACCCCGAGACGGGCGGCCAGAGATGGACCTACGACACCGGGAACTGGCGACACACCGCGCCCGTGCTCGCCCGCGACACCCTGTTCGTCGGCGGCGACAAACTGTACGCGCTGGACCCGACGCCCAGTGGCGGCGTGCTCGGCGACGGCCCCGCGACCCGGTGGACGAAGTCGTTCCACGGCGAGGTCGGGCCGGGCCCGGTCATCGACGACGGCGTCATCTACGTGGTCGCCCAGACCGGCGAAGAAACGTACCACCTGCTGGCGCTCTCGTGA
- a CDS encoding Lrp/AsnC family transcriptional regulator: MAVTAYIMIKANTGEADRLRDSIEDIEGVESAYIVAGDVDVIAKVHVETPGEVKDIAASQIQGIRGVEDTQTYIAMD, translated from the coding sequence ATGGCAGTCACAGCATACATCATGATCAAGGCGAACACGGGCGAGGCGGACCGGCTCAGAGACAGCATCGAAGACATCGAGGGCGTCGAATCCGCCTACATCGTCGCGGGCGACGTCGACGTCATCGCGAAGGTCCACGTCGAGACGCCCGGCGAGGTCAAGGACATCGCCGCCTCGCAGATACAGGGCATCCGCGGCGTCGAGGACACACAGACGTACATCGCGATGGATTGA
- a CDS encoding ferredoxin: protein MSDADDAHAPSEIGEANAPPVEEKPYKIIFEANKCFGAGKCAEVSANWEMDISTALARPKTYFFDEDELEHNIKAAEACPAKKGAGIIHVVDRRTDKEISPDPHGDGTLSVDW from the coding sequence ATGAGCGACGCCGACGACGCCCACGCCCCCAGCGAGATCGGCGAGGCGAACGCCCCGCCCGTCGAGGAGAAGCCCTACAAGATAATCTTCGAGGCGAACAAGTGCTTCGGGGCGGGCAAGTGCGCCGAGGTCTCCGCGAACTGGGAGATGGACATCTCGACCGCCCTCGCCCGGCCGAAGACGTACTTCTTCGACGAGGACGAACTCGAGCACAACATCAAGGCTGCGGAGGCCTGCCCAGCGAAGAAGGGTGCCGGTATCATCCACGTCGTGGACCGCCGGACTGACAAGGAAATCTCACCAGACCCGCACGGGGACGGCACGCTGAGCGTGGACTGGTAA
- a CDS encoding Lrp/AsnC family transcriptional regulator, whose translation MVHAFIMVKTAAGKSEELLDSIRGLGPVSEAHIVAGNYDIITEVETEEVYDVLHTVVGKLQKLDGIADTKTYICLQ comes from the coding sequence ATGGTTCACGCGTTCATCATGGTCAAGACGGCGGCAGGAAAGTCCGAAGAACTCCTCGACTCGATCCGTGGCCTCGGCCCGGTCAGCGAGGCCCACATCGTCGCCGGGAACTACGACATCATCACCGAGGTCGAAACCGAGGAGGTGTACGACGTCTTGCACACCGTTGTCGGCAAGTTACAGAAGTTAGACGGCATCGCCGACACCAAGACGTACATCTGCCTGCAGTAG
- the tmk gene encoding dTMP kinase, producing the protein MLVTLEGLDGSGKTTVWEALHDTYPDATFTREPTNSWYGESVNRAIEDDAADPLAELFLFIADHADHLSRVVEPALADGDLVISDRYSDSRYAYQGATLEGEIKRPMEYIRGVHQPFTIEPDVTIYLDVDPHTAMQRSGATNKFEQSKYLTKVQQNYERLMEFQPERFVQIDATRSPEEVLESVEEVFEAILEEE; encoded by the coding sequence ATGCTCGTCACGCTGGAGGGACTCGACGGGAGCGGCAAGACGACCGTCTGGGAGGCGCTCCACGACACCTACCCCGACGCCACGTTCACGCGCGAACCGACCAACTCGTGGTACGGTGAGTCGGTCAACCGCGCCATCGAGGACGACGCCGCCGACCCGCTCGCCGAACTCTTCCTGTTCATCGCCGACCACGCCGACCACCTCTCGCGGGTCGTCGAACCCGCGCTCGCCGACGGCGACCTCGTCATCTCCGACCGCTACTCGGACTCGCGCTACGCCTACCAGGGCGCGACCCTCGAAGGCGAAATCAAGCGCCCGATGGAGTACATCCGCGGCGTCCACCAGCCGTTCACCATCGAACCCGACGTGACCATCTACCTCGACGTCGACCCCCACACCGCCATGCAGCGCTCCGGCGCGACCAACAAGTTCGAGCAGTCGAAGTACCTGACGAAGGTCCAGCAGAACTACGAGCGGCTCATGGAGTTCCAGCCCGAGCGGTTCGTGCAGATCGACGCGACGCGGTCGCCAGAGGAGGTGCTGGAATCGGTCGAGGAGGTCTTCGAAGCGATTCTAGAAGAAGAGTAG
- a CDS encoding winged helix-turn-helix domain-containing protein — protein sequence MEGVLWHLLASSRGAATRVRILRAIEQRPRNANELATELDLDYTTIRHHTEILLENNVLRRTDDDYAAVYLLTDQLRSNWDVVEEILAVVDTEDP from the coding sequence ATGGAGGGCGTTCTCTGGCACCTGCTGGCGAGTTCGCGGGGAGCCGCGACGCGGGTCCGGATACTCCGCGCCATCGAGCAGCGCCCACGGAACGCCAACGAACTCGCGACCGAACTCGACCTCGACTACACCACCATCCGCCACCACACGGAGATCCTGCTGGAGAACAACGTGCTCCGGCGCACCGACGACGACTACGCGGCGGTGTACCTGCTCACCGACCAGCTCCGGTCGAACTGGGACGTGGTCGAAGAGATACTCGCGGTCGTGGACACGGAGGACCCATGA
- the cofC gene encoding 2-phospho-L-lactate guanylyltransferase, which produces MRLLVPFAPDQPKTRLSPVLTPEERADFARVMCEDVLAAVRAVGHEPELLSTKPLDIDAPVTVDDRPLTDAVNAVLAATSEPVAVVMADLALATPGSLDRLLTMEGDVVLAPGRGGGTNAFVARHPEFRVDYHGASYLDHREAATAVGADVSVVDSHRLATDVDEPADLVEVLVHDDGRCRHWLREHGFRIERGNGRVNVTRVDG; this is translated from the coding sequence ATGCGACTTCTCGTTCCGTTCGCGCCCGACCAGCCGAAGACTCGTCTCTCGCCAGTACTCACTCCCGAGGAGCGCGCCGACTTCGCGCGGGTGATGTGCGAGGACGTCCTCGCGGCTGTCCGCGCGGTCGGCCACGAACCGGAGTTGCTGTCGACGAAACCGCTCGACATCGATGCACCCGTCACCGTCGACGACCGGCCGCTCACCGACGCGGTCAACGCGGTCCTCGCCGCGACCAGTGAACCGGTCGCGGTCGTGATGGCCGACCTCGCGCTGGCCACGCCCGGGAGCCTCGACCGGCTTCTCACCATGGAAGGCGACGTGGTGCTCGCGCCGGGACGTGGTGGCGGCACGAACGCGTTCGTCGCCAGACACCCCGAGTTCCGGGTCGACTACCACGGCGCGTCCTACCTCGACCATCGGGAGGCCGCCACGGCGGTCGGTGCCGACGTTTCTGTCGTCGACTCGCATCGCCTCGCGACCGATGTGGACGAACCCGCGGACCTCGTCGAGGTGCTGGTCCACGACGACGGCCGCTGTCGGCACTGGCTCCGCGAGCACGGGTTTCGAATCGAGCGTGGGAACGGCCGGGTGAACGTGACCCGAGTCGACGGCTGA
- the pdhA gene encoding pyruvate dehydrogenase (acetyl-transferring) E1 component subunit alpha: MHRVIGERDLSDTPFSPDEARALYRDMVRARRFDERALALQRRGWMSGYPPYKGQEASQVGAAHAMAAEDWLFPTYRSNGMQIARGVPMSDILRFRRGQPEYTSDHDVPNFPQAVPIATQIPHATGAGMAMNYEDDDGAVLCYFGDGATSEGDFHEGLNFAGVFETPTVFFCENNNWAISLPRRKQTAAASIADRAQAYGFKGGQVDGNDPLAVREFVQSALESARDGKPVLVESMTYRQGAHTTSDDPSRYREDEDLPEWRTRDPLERYEEYLREQGVITDDYVETIHEEADEELTDAVERAESGEPADPDEVFDSVYAEMPKKLEKQRDWLRSFADEHDVQELEH; this comes from the coding sequence ATGCATCGAGTCATCGGAGAACGCGACCTCTCGGACACACCATTCTCGCCCGACGAGGCCCGCGCGCTCTACCGCGACATGGTTCGTGCCCGCCGCTTCGACGAGCGAGCACTGGCGCTCCAGCGCCGCGGGTGGATGAGTGGCTACCCGCCGTACAAGGGCCAGGAGGCCTCGCAGGTCGGTGCCGCCCACGCGATGGCGGCCGAAGACTGGCTGTTCCCGACCTACCGCTCCAACGGGATGCAGATCGCCCGTGGGGTGCCCATGAGCGACATCCTGCGCTTCCGCCGGGGCCAGCCCGAGTACACCTCTGACCACGACGTGCCGAACTTCCCGCAGGCGGTCCCCATCGCCACCCAGATTCCTCACGCGACCGGGGCGGGCATGGCGATGAACTACGAAGACGACGACGGCGCAGTCCTCTGTTACTTCGGCGACGGCGCGACCTCCGAGGGCGACTTCCACGAGGGGCTCAACTTCGCCGGCGTCTTCGAGACGCCGACGGTGTTCTTCTGTGAGAACAACAACTGGGCCATCTCGCTGCCCCGTCGCAAGCAGACCGCCGCGGCGTCCATCGCCGACCGCGCCCAAGCCTACGGCTTCAAAGGCGGGCAGGTCGACGGGAACGACCCGCTGGCGGTCCGAGAGTTCGTCCAGAGCGCGCTCGAGTCAGCACGAGACGGGAAGCCGGTGCTCGTCGAGAGCATGACCTACCGGCAGGGTGCCCACACCACGAGTGACGACCCCTCGCGCTACCGCGAGGACGAAGACCTCCCGGAATGGCGGACCCGTGACCCGCTGGAGCGCTACGAGGAGTACCTCCGCGAGCAGGGCGTCATCACCGACGACTACGTCGAGACCATCCACGAGGAGGCCGACGAGGAACTGACCGACGCGGTCGAGCGTGCCGAATCTGGCGAGCCGGCGGACCCGGACGAGGTGTTCGACTCGGTGTACGCCGAGATGCCGAAGAAACTGGAGAAACAGCGCGACTGGTTACGGTCGTTCGCGGACGAACACGACGTGCAGGAACTAGAACATTAG